The following nucleotide sequence is from Salvia miltiorrhiza cultivar Shanhuang (shh) chromosome 7, IMPLAD_Smil_shh, whole genome shotgun sequence.
CTGTACATCCGCGTTTAAGGAGGAGTACgccgagaagaagaaggagaaggagaagaactGGGAGATGTTGCATCATTTAAAATTTGGACATGAGTATGGTAGTGGCACTGAATTGAATTCCAATTTAGAAAAGTCAGCTGTAATGGAGGGTGCATCTGAAACATGCTTACAATCTGGTGTTCCAGTTCTTGAATCTATTTCTTCCAGTGTAGTGGATGGATCCAGCTGGCAGTGAGCTCGAGGAATGATGCTTATGGCAGAATCCAAACAACCCCAGCTAGTAAACAAGCACCGAATCCATAAATCCTCTGCTCAATTAAGAAGaaaaccaaaaacaaaaaaaagtgaAACCAAAGTAGGTTTTTAGAGAAAGATTGAAGTAATACATCGATTGTAAATCAGTTGATTCATGAGTTATTTGATGGTAATACCTGCATAGGAGAGAGCGAGCAGAGACCTTTGGTCCCTTCAAGAAAGTAATCTTGCTGTTCTTCATCATCTTGGATGGTCCGAGCTTGAAAGTACATACACGAGGAATGATGCTTATGGCAGCAGCTCACATTCCAAAGAAGCCTactccagcggccgctgggttgcCGCGGTCGTTGGGTTTCCAGCGGGTGCTGGGACTCCGCGGGCGCTGGGTCTCTTCTAGTGGGCGCTGGTTCTCCGCgggcgctggtttcatggaattcaattccaaaattatcccgtaaagtcttcaaaaatcagtgaaaatcggggtgaaatccaaccacgaattctttgaaagtcgtctggaatctatgtgaattccatggactttttaaagtctgtggaaatccacaacgaatacaccccccttaatcttggatttcataagattccaaaataaataaagatataaaattaataaaatatttttatttttgttaaattcGTGTGCCTACAGTTTCGGCACTCGATTTTGAACGGAAAACCGTGCATCTTCCTCCCTCTCAGGATCACATCGATCCGCCCCCTCACATTCACATCGACCACCAGCGCGTGCACCTCCGCTTTGCTCCGCAGGTCACGCGCCGCCCGATCTTCCATCGCCTCGTCCTTCATCCCCGTCGCCACCTCCATCACCGTCGAATTCTGCGGTGGCTGCCGAACGTCGGCCAGCCTCACGACGCCGAACCGAACGCCGCTCGCCGCCACGGAGGCGATCATCCTGCTGTAGATCAGCTCCGTCTTTTCGCCGCCATGCGTGGCGTTGAGGAGGACGGCCAGGTTTTCCGTGGAATCCGCCGAGGCGACGTCGAGCCGCTGGAGGCGGATCTTAGGCATGTGCGATTTGAAGAAACCGTAATACAGGCCGCCGCagatgaggaggaggaagacgagGAGGCTGAGGGCGATGGAGATCCAGAAGCAGCAGGAGCTGCACATCCGGCCGCAGATGCGGCAGCGGCGGCTATTGACGGAGATCCGCGCTTCTATGTCGCTGGCGCAGTATTCGCGGTGGCGTTCCTTTGGCGGCAAGATTGTGTCCTCGTTAAAGGAGACGCGGCGGCTGAAGCTCTTCTGCTTTACCGGTTTGGAAGTTGAGGCCTCCATTGCATGATTACAGTTACACCAACAAATTCAAACCCAGGttcctttttctctctctctaactttctCTTCAATAATTAAACACAATCACGATTACAAAACTAGTTGATAGATAGCATCTTCCACTTGCTAGAATCTATATACTGATAAATGTAGTTTAATTATTGCTTATCATATCGTATCACAATCACGTTTCGTATAACAAACTAGTATtttgcccgtgcgatgcacgggtattatatttttttagatattataatttttatttttttctttaaaaaaattattatattttttattttatattagtattaaattatatattatataaaaataatgtgaTTGTGAtgagttaatattttttttttgaagtggtATAAATTTAGGAATATATCTTTGTAAGTGACATGAAATCACCAATCATATACTATATCAATAGTTTGAAGTGAAATTGTCGAAAAAAAAGTTTAAAGTGAAATTAACTAAACGATGAGTTACGATCATATTTATTAAGCTTCACTATTATGTAcacatcatttattttatacacttattttaaaatttaataataattatgcaaacaataatttattattgaaatccataaaattaaacaaattttgttgttgattttatcatagccattaaaaataatgtatttacaattttttcaatgaacaCATGATctgcttttatatataaatgtagcTTTCTGATTAGACGGTTGCACTTTGCGTTCAAACTCTGACCCGCGCTCAAATACAAACCCGCTTCCTGATTCGAactttgtaaatgacactattcagttatataaatgacagTGTCTGTAATTGActctattcggttatacaaatgacaccacgtataattgacattataatattgtaaatgacattgtgtataattgacactattcataaatataaatgacacttacTGTCATTGACAtcataaaattgtaaatgacactataatgtttcaaaatgtcatagtgtaatttgtataactgaataatgtcaattataggcagtgagatttgtataactgaatagtatcatttacatgaTTTGAATCAAAATGCAGGTTAAAGTCTGAGTGCGGGTATAACCCGATTCTATAGTGCACCCAATAACACCTAAGTTTTTGTGTTCTGATTAATTGTTTACCTATTTTTATAAACGACAAATTAGTGTTGCTGATTATTTTGTTTCAAAACCTAAACAATTTAACAATTATCATCTAGCTAATTTCATGAAGAAAATGCATATTACCTAAAAAAAAACTCCATCTTAACTATTTTTTGAATGTCATCGTTTTCAATTTTAGggtgaaattgatttttttatttttttaatcttttaacctatataaataattaaatattttttaattttatttatgtctcACTGAACATATTTTCAACTAACTTCCTATCCATATaatcattttacacaaaaacatttttttatatattttgacgataattattaagtttagaataaatTAATGTGGTTTAAGAACCTAATGTTATTAGTGTATTATATGAGAGAttattttttaccaaaaaaatatcattatactTTTGTAGTATTAATTCTTATGAAATCCAATAttttaacataaatatatatgctAATTCAATTGAGCATTTATATTGAAAATGAGAACAAATTATAGTCGTAATTTAATAGATCAGAAATAGAACTTgctagtataaataaaaatcagcattaattatgtaaataaatgttGAAACTAATACTGAATTGTGTAAATTAAGGTTAAAATTAATGCTACACTTTGGGCGGGAAAATAGTATAGGCATATTGGCTCCacttttatatagatatagattactatcaaatatattttgattttcatCTTGTAAATGAATAACTGAAATGACTCCGAATTTCATGTGTTTTTTTATGGTGAGAAATATTTTTGGATTGTGGTCCGCTGTTTCTTCTTTTTGTCAATGTGACGGTACGACTTGAACTGTACTATTATTGGCGCTGAGTAATGTAATTGTGTTTCAATTTTATAGGTATATACTTTCTTCgacccatgaagcatgacacatttctttttggcacgagaattaagaaattggtattttgtgtgttaagtgtggtaggtgaaaaagtgaaaatgtgaataaatggtaatttttttgtcatttttagaaacatgtcatgcttcgtgggacagactaaaaaggaaattgtgtcatgcttcgtgggacggagggagtacaattttaaatttttagataGATTTCTAAAGTCACAAGCGACCTGGCGCCGGACTAATTTAATGAATTTATGCAGTCGAATTGAAAATTGTTGAAATAATTTCAAATCGATTTAAAGTTTAAAAttatatacaaataaataatttcaatGTTTGTGAGTCTAATTATCTAgtagtaataaaaaaatgacaaatatTAAAACATGCGCATGCACACGCAAAAAtataagcatatatatatatatgtatgtctaCGACTCTACGGTCTTTGTACGAGAGATCACACCTATGCGAACTGGAGACCCGCACGCTGATCCAACTCGACCCGATCTATCCGTTTCGCCCCAtccaattattttatataaatgatatttttatgaacaataaataatactttcatcaaaaactaaataaaattgtgTATAGAAAACATAATATTCTTaacaataaatgatatttttcttaaatgcaAATGACACTTTGCAAGAATAAACGATATAGTACGTATTATACTTTTAATAcatataaatgatacttttaataacAACAAATGATATTTATTGGATGGCGTGGATCTGAGTCGGGTGTATCGGGGCGAGCCGTATAAGATAAAATCCATGCGGACAGATGCATGTATACTAAGGGCTTGTTTGGTACGGATGACTATGGTGTATAATATATCTATAACATTATGATATCTTGTTTGGTAAAAAGCAATACGAAACATACAatcctttataaattaaaagtacgacaatattatattaatttgaggGGTTCTATATACCACCTACGGAGGTGGTATAcgtaatacaaattttaatatggTAAACATAATACAAATTTTAGTTATAACTATTATACGTAATACATCGTAccaaacaacatattatattttacaaatatttaatACATTATACCAAGtatgatattaatatgacataataataaaaaatattttaatcaaaCATATCACACATTATCCCATACCGCCCCATACCGCATACCAAACAAGCTAGCCCTAAGTTTTTGTGGTCTACGTATACATATTATCAATTACTGCATAATTTCAGGGCGTAGAAAATAGGGTTAATatccggaaaatacacgaactattttcaaatttgcatattgcacatcaccttcaaaaatagcctcacaatacatcaccttttaattttatcgtaaattgcacacggcgaaagTTCCGGCAAttcttaagtttgaccggcgatgacgtGGACAATATTTAACATTACATGGCATTCCTCGTGgctttttttacacgctggcaagccacgtaagcaaaacgacgtcgttttgctattttgaagaattaaaaaaaatccttaCTTTTCCGGCGAGCCATTCCAGAATCCGGCGAGCCATCACCATTTTCAGAATCCGGCAAGCCACTGTTTTCCCTCACCTCCACCTTAACCACCACCACAATAATCTCCAccacaaaaatcaaagaaatcaaacatcaaagAAATCTCCACCGCCCTCTGCAACTCCGACGCCGACGCAGCAGCAGACCGGCGCCCACCACAGCCTCCCTCTCCCCTGCAATTCCGACGCCCACCAGCCGCCCATCAAAGAAATCAAAAGTACGGCCTCCCATTCCCCTTCCAAGGACGGCTCCGTCCTCAATTGATGGCAATAGCAACGGTGGCTCGCCGCCGCCCCTTCCAAGCTTCATCAGTTAACTTACGCAAGTCTCTGCAGCTGTAGCACCAGTGGCGGCGATGGTTGGGAATAAGTCTCTCTAAATCGTGAGTCTCGGCctcctagatccccaaatcacGGCCCTCGCGAGTCTCTCCACCGCCAacaccctagatccccaaatcgcGGCCTCCTGCCCGTCGATTCCCGGCGACCGCGCAGCCggaaggccgccgccgccgagcccagCCGAAAGTCCCCCCTTGTCTCCAATACTAATTACCCTTCTCTCTCGTCTGCATCTTCAATTCCAGAGTTTGTGATTTCCCCAATTTCATCAAAGTGAATAGAATCACCTTTTATGTTTATACCCACACCTGCTCtacaccaccaccgccaccaccgTTTCCCCTCATTTTCAGGAGGAAGCCGGCGGCCGAGTCGCGTCAATTCGAGACCGAGGATGCCGAGGAAGCCAAGGAGGACTGCAAGACCCGCGCCGCCATGGAAGCTTTCGTCGCCAAGCTCTTCGCCACCATTTCCACCGCCAAGGAGCAGCAGTTGCTCATGAAGACCTACGAGATTTGGGGAAGAAGCTTCAGGCAGGAAGAATGCCGATGAGTcgtttttcttttcctcaattAATTTGGGGAAGAAGGTTCAGGCAGGAAGagagttttttcctttttttttgttttttaaatttatactcacttaaaacgacgtcgttttaaatGACGGTGAGTCCACGTCTGAAATTTCCGGTGCCACGTCAACTCCGATCAAAGTGgtggtcaacgcatgtgcaatttgcaataaaattaaaaagtgatgtattctgaggctatttttgaaggtgatgtgcaatatgcaaatttgaaaatagttcgtgtattttccggctattaaccctagaAAATATGAAATCTTTGGatgtaattataattatttatttgtagattcataattttattcacatatatatagagaacAATGTAGTCGCTTTTTTATAATGAAAGACAAAAATATCTTCTCCGGGAGAAGCAGGAAAATTATGGTGACCCCCAAATTGGAGCAATGATCGGCCGctattattttgttatattaattgttttttaaattattgttatatataatattaaagttAATTCAGTTATGCCAATAAAAGATCTAGAATAATTTGGAATGATGAAATATGAAATCACAACAacaataaaataacataaaattgcCAAGATTCAACAATAATTACAGAAAATTACTCAAAATTCGAGGAATTTCAACCTCTCCTTAGTTTCAATATTTTCTTGTccgattaaaaaaataaaataaaaacaaaaacaagaagaaTAGGAAGATCAAGTCTGCGCATTTGACTTGTTTTCATCAGAAGATGGCCAACTGTGGTTCATGGCGATCTGCAACATCTCAAGCATTCAAATAGTTAAAGCAATGAAGTTTACCTTAAACCAAGGAACATCATAATTAGTTTATGAGTATATGACTAATCTAATTTGGAACCACAGCTAGTATTGAACTATGCAGAACTTCACCACCACAAATTTTATTCACTTCTTTTTCACAAAGGCAAGGCAGCTTCTAAAATCAATAATGCAACACATTGAACCATACATTATCACTTCAAAATCTAAAATGGTGGACACTGAGGATTATGATAAATTGGATACCATAGATGGTTTCTCATGTCAATCAAAAACAGAATAAATGTTTTTTGGTACGAGTTTCTTAACCTTATCAAAGAGAACATTCTTGTGCCCTTCTGTTGCCAAACTCTTCAAGCAGCATCAAAAAAGTAATGGCATCAAGTGTGCACCTCCTTGAATTATTCTCTTCCAAGACTGGCAAAGTAGCCCTTTGAATTCATCTCTTCCAAGAGTCGCATTGCATCATCCATCTTGTTCGTTTCGAGAAGACCTTTAACAAAAACCTTGTACGTCACTCTATTAGGCAAGCAACCTTTGTCTATCATTTGAATCAGTAAGTCCATTGCCTCCTCTACCCGCCTTTTCCCGCAAAGTTCACCAATAAGGATTGTATACGTTACCACTGTAGGCTTCAAACCTTTGGATGGAAGCTTGTCAAAAAGATCTTTTGCCCTGTCAACTTTATTAACATTGCATAATCCCTCAATTAGAACATCGTATGTTACTATGCTGGGAATGATGCCTATATCTTCCATAGTATGCAACATCGAAAATGCTTCATCAATGCGACGAGCAATGCACAAGCCCTTCAACATGATATTGTAAGTCACTACATCAGGATAAAGTTGTTGAGCCTCCATCTCTTTGAACAGATTCAAACCATCTTCACATCTTCCATCACGAAATAAGGCATGTAGCATGATGTTGTAAGAAACAACATCATGCTCTAATCCTTCTGCAAGAATTGTGATAAAAAGACGCGAGACTTCGTCCACTTGTCCCATTTTGCAATACCCGTTCATCAAGCTATTGTAGCATATAATATTTGGCTTCAAGCCAGATTTGACTGCTAAATCAAGCATGTTTTGGGCTTTGTCCATTTCACCTTGCAAGCTATATCCATTGATCAATGTATTGTAAGTGACAATGTTGGGTTGAACATCTTTTTTCTTCATGTATTCCAAAATACCGTTTGCCTCTTCCATTCTTCCCTCTTTACAAAAAGCATCCACCAAAATACTACAGGTGAATACATCTGGGTAGACCTCATTAGCCACCATCTCCTTTAACATGTATTCAACTTCATCCCATCTCCTTAAATTGCATAACCCCTGAATCATCGAAGTATATATCACAACATCTGGCGAAATGGCCTTATCAGCCAAGGTGGAGAAGAGTTGGAGAGCATCGTCAACCATTCCATCCTTGCATAGACGATCAATTATTGTGCTGTAGCCAATAACATCAGGCTTGCAGCTTCCTTTTTCCCATAACCTGAGCAAATCAAGCGCCTCGAATGTATGTCCAGCTTTGCACAATCCATTGAGCACAGTGTTATAAGTTACTACATTAGCTTCGACCGACATCTTTTCCAACAGTTTTGCCGCCTCAACAATCTTTCCAACCAACACAAGacctctgatgagagtggtaAAGGTTACAACATCAGGCTCATGCCCAAGCTTGAAAAAGCTGCCTAGAATCGCAAACCCACAATCAGGTCTTTTCAATCGGCAACAGCAATTAATCGCAATATTCAAGGTGTAGTGATTTACAGGAACATCACTTCGAAGCATTTTGACGAACAGATGAAGGGCGACAGAGTGTTGTTTCATCTTCACTACAGCACTCAAACATTTATTGAAATCAATAACAGAAGGGCGGGGATGCATTCTCACCATTTCCTCAAATAGAGCTATAGCATCATCTGGCTCACGCAGAGATCCGAAATCGAATCTGGGTTTGCCGGAAAGTTGGCTCATTCGGTGGCTGACATTATCAAAATTGGATCTGGGTTTGCGGGAAAAGTGCCTCATTTGGATTTGGCGGCTGACATTATGAAAATTGGATGTGGGTAGAGGTGGAAATGAGTGAAAAGGTAGAGAAGCAATGTGAAAAGTGGAAGATTTGAATGAAGAATTGAAGATAATTCTTTGGAAATCCATGGCGGCGAGCGAGATTCGACTATTCTCGAGTGGATTTCTTTAAGTTGTAGCCTTGTAGGAGATTAggtttcctctttttttttttttggtttttaatATGTAAAAGTTCAATTCACGCGAATCACGCCAACTATCGAAACTAAattatatgtttaaataaaaatatataaatactaattgtcaaaaaatatataaatattaaacagaattaaattataattaaattataatttatttttaaaataaaaaaataatgaacatcaattactcaataaaaatagaaatttaaaattatataaattttaaattttatataaattgtaatgataattataattattaaataattttaaattatttgttaattaaaatTAGCATTAAATATTATTACTATAAAGTATTAcatgtcataataaataaatacctatttttatacaaaaacataaattaaaatcatatttaaaattatatttttaatatatataattaattaatcatttacaaagttattttaaaattaatacaatttttttaaagaagagTTATAAAATGTACCAATATATTTATCTTTGCCTCTATTCACTATAAATTACTActataattgaaaatatataaaatacaaatatgatATCTACTTAATTTATTAATCGCACTTATAACTTTATAATCACTAAACTCTGCCTCACCATTAAACTTTAAGGGCTTGTTTGATACAAGTGATTACTGTGCAGAATCttaatataatcttaatacattTATCGtaatacaaatcttaattataattataattaattttatttaattttaatacttcATACCAAATAACATATTATAGTTGAAACAATGCGGTCGGCTAGCCATAATGAAGATCAAAACTCAAATGTTGGCCACTAATCTTCAAACTACAAAatctggccattaattaggtggtataCCTAATTTGCCCTTTTACCCATCTCACGCACCAGATCTCAGCTtccctcccctctctctctcggagaTCCGCGCCAAATCCGACTCGGAGTTGGTGCTGTCGAGAAAGGTCCGTagggcggcgccgccaccgATGGTGGACGTATTCGCCGGAGCGGGGTTTGAATCATCGTCGTCGCCGATGGAGGAGGTCGGTCGACGACGATGGAGGAGGTCGGTCAGGTGGCGGAGGATGAGACGacggcggcagatctgatctgatgaggcggcggtggatctgatctgatcgttgcgccgcctcctccatcggcagatctgatattcgcctccttcgatttcagccatcgacagatctgatctgatctgatctgtgctgcacgtatggcacttatggcactaatagtgccataagtgcacacttccccctagggtttagatattccatttagggtttagattattcatttggggtttagatgttccatttagggtttaaatgatgttgttgtttctgtatttgtgttgatgaccattttacttagttttattttgaatttcgttggcacttatgg
It contains:
- the LOC130992128 gene encoding putative pentatricopeptide repeat-containing protein At1g12700, mitochondrial produces the protein MDFQRIIFNSSFKSSTFHIASLPFHSFPPLPTSNFHNVSRQIQMRHFSRKPRSNFDNVSHRMSQLSGKPRFDFGSLREPDDAIALFEEMVRMHPRPSVIDFNKCLSAVVKMKQHSVALHLFVKMLRSDVPVNHYTLNIAINCCCRLKRPDCGFAILGSFFKLGHEPDVVTFTTLIRGLVLVGKIVEAAKLLEKMSVEANVVTYNTVLNGLCKAGHTFEALDLLRLWEKGSCKPDVIGYSTIIDRLCKDGMVDDALQLFSTLADKAISPDVVIYTSMIQGLCNLRRWDEVEYMLKEMVANEVYPDVFTCSILVDAFCKEGRMEEANGILEYMKKKDVQPNIVTYNTLINGYSLQGEMDKAQNMLDLAVKSGLKPNIICYNSLMNGYCKMGQVDEVSRLFITILAEGLEHDVVSYNIMLHALFRDGRCEDGLNLFKEMEAQQLYPDVVTYNIMLKGLCIARRIDEAFSMLHTMEDIGIIPSIVTYDVLIEGLCNVNKVDRAKDLFDKLPSKGLKPTVVTYTILIGELCGKRRVEEAMDLLIQMIDKGCLPNRVTYKVFVKGLLETNKMDDAMRLLEEMNSKGYFASLGRE